From Colias croceus chromosome Z, ilColCroc2.1:
GTCTACATGTTCCCAATTTCTAATTGGCCCCTCATATTTCATTTTCCTGTGAATATCTTTGTATGTAAAGTTACCTTTGCATGAAATGCAAATGTGAAATACAAGGTACTTATTATCTGttttaattttgctttatttgcaCTTTAGCTAAGATAGTACCTAACATGTTTTTGGCTGACCCCTTAAGCTTTGTTCgtgttttatacaatatatatccaCTATAGAAATTGTTTAGATTTCAGTTTGTTTTTGATTCACCAGTCCAATCCTATTTCAAATTTCTGCTTTATGCTAACACAATGCTTCCTTGCTATACAAATATCAATATATAAGTGCtgttaaaaacaatgtaatacAAATTTCTTCATCCTTGCAGGGAATCTTGAAGCGCACCCTCCCGAGAGGATGGAATAGGATTATGCCAACAACCCCACGGGAGACGCGGATTGACTTCTGTGACGACTACATGGCGGAGACACCACCCAACAGGTACTTCCGAGGAAGGCCTGAAAGTCCCATGTATGTCGAACCTGTCGCTACAAGGAATTTCTTtcgggtaaatatttttttgtacattGTACCTATTTTCaacttttcaatataaatgttCATAAATACCGTGTATTGTTAcataatactttattacaGTACAATAGACCCATTGTTAGTGACTTCCTCTTCTTTTCAAACTAATCATTACTGTATACTTAAaatgaattgaattttaaactaACTTTTATTGTTCTAGAAATGGAATCAGCTATCTCGTCTGCAGCGGTCCTTGGTATTGGCGATACTAATTCTGATCGCGATATTTTGCTTCATGTATGGCCTATCAAGTGCCATCTCACCACCGCAGCCTTTAGGACCTATAGTAAGTAAAACTAGTCATCTTGAAGacttattaattgttttacaaTGATCCCAGCTTGTGATTTTCTCTTTTGTTGGTTGGTATTTgactttattatgtttttagcaCTTGCCAATGAAAAACTCCAACTCAAGCAGCTTGTTGAATAAAATGAAGAAAGCGGCCATGGCCTCGGCAAAGGATAAGAAGGGTGTGGTTCTGTATGAGACTGATTTCAGCCAAAGGCCTATTTTTGCtggtaaataaatagttttttcattgattaaattaattttatactaaattaCGATTACGAAGTACTAATGAGAATTTGTTTCAGGACCGTCCAATGCTCAGCAGTATGCTGTGGTGCAGAGTTTCAAGCACGCCTGGAGGGGTTATAAGGAACACGCTTGGGGACATGATAATTTGAAACCGGTTTCAGGAACACCTTACGATTGGTTCTCGCTAGGATTGACGATTATTGACAGTCTTGATACAGCTTTTATAATGGGCTTGATGGAAGGTAGGTagtcaaaattataatttataacattattaattaatacctTGTTAGAGGAACTATcattaatttttgatatttttcacAGAATATGAGGAAGGTCGCGAGTGGATTAAGAACGAACTGGTATTCACAAAGAACAAAGACGTCAACTTCTTTGAAACAACAATTCGTGTTCTCGGCGCTTTGCTGACTAACTACCATTTTACGGGCGATAACATGTTTCTCGAGAAAGCTGTAAGTAAAGATATACTTTTggactaaaatataattgattgattgaaattataatgttatgtttTGTCTGCAGAAAGATCTTGGTGAGCGTCTCATGACTGCCTTCGCGTCACCATCGGGTATACCGTACTCCGACGTGAACCTCGGTGCTCGTACCGCTCATGTACCGGAGTGGTCCCACTACAGCACCACAGCCGAGGTCAGCACGGTCCAACTGGAGTTCCGTGAACTCTCCCGTGCTACCAATAACCCGATTTTCGAGGTAAGTTTTCTAAaaagcatttttaattttgacaatGCCTATAACTATGATCCTtactgatataatataatgtatgcGAAAGTatgtttctttgtttattgTGTTGTATAGCAACAAAGCGATTGtatggtatattttttgtggcTGGAGATAATGAGGAGGATATTGGGTACTTTTTACCGCGGTGAAATATCTCATTCCCGTTGTAAGTTATaacgggcgaagtcgcgggtgaaaagctattgttttcataaaatataaaattcgtCATTCcagatttaattatattttctgtcATCATAATTCTGTCgtcatattatgtttcaatTCACTATGCAAAGCGAAGTGTTCTATAAATAGGGTGTGGTAACTGGTACCCCCTCGCTGGAGGGTTGGGTGGGCAGCTGTTGTCCCGGCAACAGCCTATATGCCTAGATAGTATAAGGCTGCATCCGGGAAGATTCTAGACCGCGCATGCGTTGTATAGTTAGGTCATCCGCGCAGGACCTAGGTATTGACGTAATGCAGGTTTGCACTGAGCATGCACCAATTTATTTAGGCCACCGGGACTGCAGATTGCGTCGGCAACGTCCTTGTTTATTGGGTGCGGCAGGACGCATAATGTTGTAGATGGAGCGTCTGTGCTCTCTGCGCATCTGCATTGGTCAAAGCAACCAATAGCGTGCATTTATTAACAACCAATCAGATTTCCGTTCCATGAAATCTTATATCTGGGTCACGAGATCCTGGGAACCCCGACCATTTTGCTCTGAGCTCTCGAGCTGCAGTGATCTTAACGTTTTGCGAAATTTGTATTGAAGTGTTATCGGATTTAAAAAAGCgattaatcatttttaaagtGCTTCAGATATATCCGTGTATTCATTTATAAAGATTAATTTCACTTTTAAGGATAATTTCCGAATTTTTTGTCCAAGATGTTAGACATGGCGCGCACTTGCTTTGCGATTatactattgtttttttacatGTTCGCGCTGATTGC
This genomic window contains:
- the LOC123705119 gene encoding endoplasmic reticulum mannosyl-oligosaccharide 1,2-alpha-mannosidase isoform X1; this encodes MPTTPRETRIDFCDDYMAETPPNRYFRGRPESPMYVEPVATRNFFRKWNQLSRLQRSLVLAILILIAIFCFMYGLSSAISPPQPLGPIHLPMKNSNSSSLLNKMKKAAMASAKDKKGVVLYETDFSQRPIFAGPSNAQQYAVVQSFKHAWRGYKEHAWGHDNLKPVSGTPYDWFSLGLTIIDSLDTAFIMGLMEEYEEGREWIKNELVFTKNKDVNFFETTIRVLGALLTNYHFTGDNMFLEKAKDLGERLMTAFASPSGIPYSDVNLGARTAHVPEWSHYSTTAEVSTVQLEFRELSRATNNPIFEDAAAAVSEKIHQLPKKHGLVPIFINPNTGHFLPHATITLGARGDSYYEYLLKQWIQTGKTINYLRDDYLTAIEGVREFLARRSVPNKHLFIGELTAGSEAYNNQAFNPKMDHLTCFLPGTLALGHANGLPDWHLTMAEELINTCYLTYAVHPTFMAPEITHFNIGSGTEDMFTKIADAHSLLRPEFVESLYIMYQLTGNTTYQDWGWQVYMGIEKYARVAKGYTSVTNVKTDKPAPKDMMETFFLSETLKYLYLLFSDDRFALDLNKYVITTEAHPLPIHKV
- the LOC123705119 gene encoding endoplasmic reticulum mannosyl-oligosaccharide 1,2-alpha-mannosidase isoform X2; translated protein: MPTTPRETRIDFCDDYMAETPPNRYFRGRPESPMYVEPVATRNFFRKWNQLSRLQRSLVLAILILIAIFCFMYGLSSAISPPQPLGPIHLPMKNSNSSSLLNKMKKAAMASAKDKKGVVLYETDFSQRPIFAGPSNAQQYAVVQSFKHAWRGYKEHAWGHDNLKPVSGTPYDWFSLGLTIIDSLDTAFIMGLMEEYEEGREWIKNELVFTKNKDVNFFETTIRVLGALLTNYHFTGDNMFLEKAKDLGERLMTAFASPSGIPYSDVNLGARTAHVPEWSHYSTTAEVSTVQLEFRELSRATNNPIFEDAAAAVSEKIHQLPKKHGLVPIFINPNTGHFLPHATITLGARGDSYYEYLLKQWIQTGKTINYLRDDYLTAIEGVREFLARRSVPNKHLFIGELTAGSEAFNPKMDHLTCFLPGTLALGHANGLPDWHLTMAEELINTCYLTYAVHPTFMAPEITHFNIGSGTEDMFTKIADAHSLLRPEFVESLYIMYQLTGNTTYQDWGWQVYMGIEKYARVAKGYTSVTNVKTDKPAPKDMMETFFLSETLKYLYLLFSDDRFALDLNKYVITTEAHPLPIHKV